In the genome of Paracoccus tegillarcae, one region contains:
- a CDS encoding DctP family TRAP transporter solute-binding subunit, whose product MKMFLTAACGLAMMAGTAMASCEDGETVVKFSHVTNSDKHPKGIAAQLFADRVNEEMNGKMCVEVYPNSTLYDDDALLEAMLQGDVQLGAPSLSKFETFTKVFQIFDLPFMFKNIAAVDEFQASDAGQEMKSSMERRGLLGLEFWHNGMKQLSANKPLLTPDDAKGLKFRVQPSDVIIAQMEAIGASAQPMAFAEVYGALQTGVVDGQENAWSNIYGQKFYEVQDGTTETNHGVLDYLVVASTDWLDSLDPEVKDQMLTILNEVTTERNGAVNDVDMEARQAIVDAGGEIRELDDTQRQAWVDAMRPVWDQFAEGVGQDNIDAAQVINENH is encoded by the coding sequence ATGAAGATGTTTCTGACCGCTGCCTGCGGGCTGGCGATGATGGCCGGTACGGCAATGGCATCCTGCGAGGATGGCGAAACCGTGGTCAAATTCAGCCACGTCACCAATAGCGACAAGCACCCCAAGGGAATTGCCGCACAGTTGTTCGCTGACCGCGTGAACGAAGAAATGAACGGCAAGATGTGTGTCGAGGTTTATCCGAACTCGACCCTTTATGACGACGACGCGCTGTTGGAGGCCATGTTGCAGGGCGACGTGCAGTTGGGCGCGCCTTCGCTGTCGAAGTTTGAAACCTTCACCAAGGTTTTCCAGATTTTCGATCTGCCCTTCATGTTCAAGAACATCGCCGCCGTGGATGAATTCCAGGCGTCCGATGCCGGACAGGAGATGAAATCCAGCATGGAACGTCGCGGCCTGCTGGGGCTGGAATTCTGGCACAATGGTATGAAGCAGTTGTCGGCCAACAAGCCGCTGCTGACCCCTGATGATGCCAAGGGGCTGAAATTCCGCGTGCAGCCCAGTGACGTGATCATCGCCCAGATGGAGGCGATCGGAGCGTCCGCGCAGCCCATGGCATTTGCCGAGGTCTACGGCGCGTTGCAGACCGGCGTTGTTGACGGACAAGAGAACGCCTGGTCAAACATCTATGGCCAGAAATTCTACGAGGTCCAGGACGGCACCACGGAAACCAACCATGGTGTGCTGGACTATCTGGTCGTTGCTTCGACCGACTGGCTGGACAGCCTGGATCCCGAGGTCAAGGACCAGATGCTGACCATCCTGAACGAGGTCACGACCGAGCGGAACGGCGCGGTCAACGATGTCGACATGGAGGCCCGTCAGGCGATCGTCGATGCCGGTGGCGAGATCCGCGAGCTTGACGATACGCAGCGTCAGGCATGGGTCGATGCGATGCGCCCGGTCTGGGATCAGTTCGCCGAAGGCGTCGGGCAGGACAATATCGACGCCGCGCAAGTGATCAACGAAAACCACTGA
- a CDS encoding TRAP transporter small permease has product MSRHYEPSGRVGRFVNSFEENTIAIILGLMTVITFVNVVMRYVFQTSLIWGLELVLALFAWLVLLGVSHAVKINAHLGVDAVINILPPRARKVLALTAGALCILYALLLLKGAWDYWAPFAGFQQTSGRWFPTGFIETRDRAFYETEQIPMPGFLAWMGDAFNQGEAYEKLPRMVPYVILPVGVALLLFRLLQAVWMIWIGKRDALIVSHEAEEAVEDVRHMNIED; this is encoded by the coding sequence ATGAGCCGTCACTATGAGCCAAGCGGTCGGGTGGGCCGTTTCGTGAACAGCTTCGAAGAAAACACCATCGCCATTATCCTTGGCCTGATGACCGTTATCACCTTCGTCAACGTGGTCATGCGATACGTCTTTCAGACGTCGCTGATCTGGGGGCTGGAGCTGGTGCTGGCGCTTTTTGCCTGGCTGGTGCTGCTGGGCGTCAGCCACGCGGTCAAGATCAATGCGCATCTTGGCGTGGATGCGGTGATCAACATCCTGCCGCCCAGAGCGCGCAAGGTGCTGGCCCTGACGGCGGGGGCGCTGTGTATCCTGTATGCCTTGCTTTTGCTGAAGGGGGCGTGGGATTACTGGGCACCCTTTGCCGGCTTTCAACAGACCAGTGGACGCTGGTTCCCCACCGGTTTCATCGAGACCCGCGACCGCGCCTTTTACGAGACCGAGCAGATCCCGATGCCGGGTTTTCTGGCCTGGATGGGCGATGCGTTCAATCAGGGCGAGGCTTATGAAAAACTGCCGCGCATGGTGCCTTATGTGATCCTGCCTGTCGGCGTTGCCTTGCTGCTGTTCAGGTTGTTGCAGGCCGTCTGGATGATCTGGATCGGCAAACGCGATGCCCTGATCGTCAGCCATGAGGCCGAAGAAGCGGTCGAAGATGTCCGCCACATGAATATCGAGGATTAA
- a CDS encoding TRAP transporter large permease — MDVALLFFLIIGLMLLGVPIAVSLGLSSTLFLLWFSDTSLASIAQTLYNAMEGHATLLAIPFFILASSFMSTGGVAQRIIRFSIACVGHLPGGLAIAGVFACMMFAALSGSSPATVVAIGSIVIAAMRQVGYTKDFAAGVICNAGTLGILIPPSIVMVVYASATDVSVGRMFLAGVIPGLLAGGMLMVTILGIAIWKNMPRGEWLGWGEIWASFRDAFWGLMLIVIIMVGLYGIPGVTKAIFTPTEAAAVASVWAFIVAIFIYRDMGPLKDGDRRIPLWQKPQALITGFFHPGTRDVLYDAGKLTITLMFIIANALILKHVLTDEQIPQHIAGAMLDAGFGKIMFLIIVNIILLIGGQFMEPSGLILIVAPLVFPIAIELGVDPIHLGIIMVVNMEIGMITPPVGLNLFVTSGVAGMSMMRVVRAALPFLAVLFVFLILITYVPILSTWLPTLMMGPEVIVR; from the coding sequence ATGGATGTGGCGTTACTGTTTTTCCTGATCATCGGGCTGATGCTGCTTGGCGTGCCGATTGCCGTCTCGCTTGGCCTGTCCTCGACGCTGTTCCTGCTGTGGTTTTCCGACACCTCGCTCGCCTCGATTGCGCAGACGCTGTATAACGCGATGGAGGGCCACGCGACGCTGCTGGCCATTCCCTTTTTCATTCTTGCATCCAGTTTCATGTCCACCGGCGGCGTCGCGCAGCGGATCATCCGCTTTTCCATCGCCTGCGTGGGTCATCTGCCCGGCGGGCTGGCCATCGCGGGCGTGTTCGCCTGCATGATGTTCGCGGCGCTGTCGGGGTCGTCGCCGGCCACAGTGGTTGCCATCGGCTCGATCGTCATCGCCGCGATGCGGCAGGTGGGCTATACCAAGGATTTCGCAGCAGGCGTTATCTGTAACGCAGGGACGCTGGGGATTCTGATCCCGCCATCCATCGTCATGGTCGTCTATGCCAGCGCCACCGATGTCTCGGTCGGGCGGATGTTCCTTGCCGGCGTCATTCCGGGGCTGTTGGCGGGCGGGATGTTGATGGTCACCATCCTCGGCATCGCCATCTGGAAGAACATGCCCCGCGGGGAATGGCTGGGCTGGGGCGAAATCTGGGCCAGTTTTCGCGATGCCTTCTGGGGGCTGATGCTGATCGTCATCATCATGGTCGGCCTTTACGGCATTCCGGGCGTCACCAAGGCGATCTTTACACCGACCGAGGCCGCCGCCGTCGCCTCTGTCTGGGCGTTCATCGTCGCGATCTTCATCTATCGCGACATGGGGCCGCTGAAGGATGGCGACCGGCGCATTCCGCTGTGGCAAAAACCGCAGGCGCTGATCACCGGTTTTTTCCATCCCGGCACCCGCGATGTTCTTTATGACGCGGGCAAGCTGACCATTACGCTGATGTTCATCATCGCCAATGCGCTGATCCTGAAACACGTCCTGACCGACGAACAGATCCCGCAGCATATCGCCGGGGCGATGCTGGATGCGGGTTTTGGCAAGATCATGTTCCTGATCATCGTCAATATCATCCTGCTGATCGGCGGTCAGTTCATGGAACCGTCGGGCCTGATCCTGATCGTCGCGCCGCTGGTCTTTCCCATCGCCATCGAGCTTGGCGTCGACCCGATCCATCTGGGCATCATCATGGTGGTCAATATGGAAATCGGCATGATCACCCCGCCGGTCGGTCTGAACCTGTTCGTGACCTCTGGCGTGGCGGGCATGTCGATGATGCGCGTGGTGCGCGCGGCGCTGCCGTTCCTGGCGGTGCTGTTCGTGTTCCTGATCCTGATCACCTATGTGCCGATCCTGTCGACATGGCTGCCGACGCTGATGATGGGCCCTGAGGTGATTGTCCGTTAA
- a CDS encoding DUF2087 domain-containing protein, with translation MSRDLNALYIADLSAFARTLRDDLTGQGANPPGHQVMLGLIARAAGFRNYQQLRADASPPALSKAVARALRYFDDQGRLTSWPAQTRLQALCLWRFWAGLLPGRDYREAEISDALKDWHLFGDHVLLRRSLIDHRLMTRATDGSWYRRVEQAPPPEALAMIRADLRSRVT, from the coding sequence ATGTCGCGTGATCTGAACGCACTCTATATCGCTGACCTCTCCGCCTTTGCCCGCACGCTGCGGGATGATCTGACCGGGCAGGGCGCCAATCCGCCCGGCCATCAGGTCATGCTGGGGCTGATCGCCCGTGCTGCCGGGTTTCGCAATTATCAGCAGTTGCGGGCCGATGCTTCACCGCCCGCCCTGTCCAAGGCGGTTGCGCGCGCGCTGCGCTATTTCGACGATCAGGGTCGACTGACATCATGGCCCGCGCAGACCAGGTTGCAGGCGCTGTGCCTGTGGCGGTTCTGGGCCGGGCTGTTGCCGGGACGCGATTATCGCGAAGCCGAGATCAGCGACGCCTTGAAAGACTGGCATCTGTTTGGTGACCATGTGCTGTTGCGCCGGTCCCTGATTGACCACAGGCTGATGACCCGCGCCACCGATGGCAGTTGGTATCGCCGGGTTGAGCAGGCTCCGCCACCCGAGGCGCTGGCGATGATCCGCGCCGATCTGCGTTCCCGCGTGACCTAG
- a CDS encoding phage tail sheath family protein, with translation MSYKTPGVYIVERSAFPNSVVQVPTAVPAFIGHTETALNGSDTLRNIPTRITSLFEFQTYFGGPPKPVFKLTPFAPRLDEPPYQRGADTSLPAELPPAVFDVQEPDGPQSYELTQTNEGYALSAAMALFFANVGGACYVTSIGSYDEPIQPDAMLNALTRLEDEAEPTMVVIPETTRLSRDGSANVHQQMIRHCGAVMKSRMAILDIHGGYLPRDSPRGDPVACFRDDCGNRDLSYAAAYYPWLHSTVHDDSQFTYMNLEGESRAQLMTLLLGEVQGHQDRIDELLNIAPDILSEDQTAETTTTLSNTLRAIAPLYVKVLGCMARYMNSLPPAAAIAGAITSVDNSRGVWKAPANVSLASVAAPMVVIDSEQQQDLNVPISGKAVNAIRPFTGEGTLIWGARTLDGNSLDWRYINIRRMMIMIEESVRLAIEAYVFEPNDANTWVAVRSMIENFLSSLWRQGELQGAKLEDAFSVRVGLGQTMTSSDIIEGRMIVEIAAAPVRPAEFIVIRQSLQMQES, from the coding sequence ATGAGCTACAAGACACCGGGCGTCTATATCGTCGAAAGGTCTGCGTTTCCGAATTCCGTGGTACAGGTCCCGACGGCAGTTCCGGCCTTTATCGGCCATACGGAAACGGCGCTGAACGGGTCCGATACGCTGCGCAATATCCCCACCAGGATCACGTCCCTTTTCGAATTCCAGACGTATTTCGGCGGCCCGCCCAAGCCAGTATTCAAGCTGACGCCCTTTGCGCCGCGACTGGATGAGCCGCCCTATCAGCGCGGCGCGGACACCTCTTTGCCTGCCGAATTGCCGCCTGCGGTATTTGATGTGCAGGAACCCGACGGACCCCAAAGCTATGAGTTGACGCAGACCAACGAGGGCTATGCGCTGTCCGCCGCCATGGCGCTGTTTTTCGCGAATGTGGGCGGTGCCTGCTATGTCACCTCTATCGGCAGCTATGACGAACCGATCCAGCCGGACGCGATGCTGAATGCGCTGACCCGGCTGGAAGACGAAGCAGAGCCGACCATGGTCGTCATTCCCGAAACAACGCGGCTCAGCCGCGATGGCTCGGCCAATGTGCATCAGCAGATGATCCGCCATTGCGGCGCGGTGATGAAAAGCCGGATGGCCATCCTGGACATCCATGGCGGCTATCTGCCCCGAGACAGCCCGCGCGGCGATCCCGTCGCCTGTTTCCGTGACGATTGCGGGAACCGGGACCTGTCCTACGCGGCAGCCTACTATCCCTGGCTGCACAGCACGGTCCATGATGACAGCCAGTTCACCTATATGAACCTCGAAGGTGAAAGCCGGGCGCAGCTGATGACCCTGCTGCTTGGCGAGGTCCAAGGCCATCAGGATCGCATCGATGAATTGCTGAATATCGCGCCAGACATTCTGAGCGAGGATCAGACTGCGGAGACGACCACAACGCTGTCGAATACCTTGCGCGCCATCGCGCCGCTTTACGTCAAAGTCCTTGGCTGCATGGCCCGGTATATGAATTCCCTTCCGCCCGCTGCCGCAATCGCCGGGGCGATCACGTCGGTCGATAATTCGCGCGGCGTGTGGAAGGCACCTGCCAATGTCAGCCTTGCGTCGGTTGCCGCCCCGATGGTGGTCATCGATAGCGAACAGCAGCAGGATCTGAACGTGCCGATCAGTGGCAAAGCAGTGAACGCCATCCGTCCCTTTACCGGTGAAGGCACGTTGATCTGGGGCGCGCGGACACTGGACGGAAACAGTCTGGACTGGCGCTATATCAACATTCGCCGCATGATGATCATGATCGAGGAATCCGTCCGCCTTGCCATCGAGGCTTATGTGTTCGAGCCGAACGACGCCAACACATGGGTCGCCGTCCGGTCAATGATCGAGAACTTTCTGTCGTCCCTCTGGAGACAAGGCGAGTTGCAAGGCGCGAAACTCGAAGACGCGTTTTCCGTCCGCGTAGGGCTGGGTCAGACAATGACGTCAAGCGATATCATCGAGGGGCGGATGATCGTCGAGATTGCCGCAGCGCCCGTCCGCCCCGCCGAATTCATCGTCATCCGCCAGAGCCTGCAGATGCAGGAATCCTAG
- a CDS encoding DUF6958 family protein, producing the protein MSDDDKIEVENVNSPHHKTRVNRAKYQTMRQALMQVLPDEAPGMKVPDAKTALLPHLDQALFPGGDKAGWWLKCVQLDLEAKGIIARADKPPVRLFRLPG; encoded by the coding sequence ATGTCCGACGATGACAAGATCGAGGTCGAGAACGTCAACAGTCCTCATCACAAGACCCGCGTCAATCGCGCGAAATATCAGACGATGCGGCAGGCGCTGATGCAGGTCCTGCCCGATGAGGCACCCGGCATGAAGGTGCCCGACGCCAAGACCGCCCTGCTGCCGCATCTGGATCAGGCGCTGTTTCCGGGCGGCGACAAGGCCGGCTGGTGGCTGAAATGCGTGCAGCTGGATCTTGAGGCCAAGGGCATCATTGCGCGCGCCGACAAGCCCCCGGTGCGGCTGTTCAGGCTGCCCGGCTGA